The nucleotide window TTTGTTAAACAACATGAAAAAGTTAGGAGTTGATCCAACTACAATAGACGAGGTTTTTATATCTCACAACCACTATGATCATGTGGGCGGTTTGTCGGGTTTTCTCTCAAAAAACCCCGATGTAACGGTTTACGTTCCTCCATCTTTTAGGGGAGTGAAAAATGCAAAAGAAGTTATTACCATAAAAGGTCTTACTGAAATACATGAAGGCATTTATTCCACTGGAGAATTAGAAGGGATAGAACAATCTCTTTGTGTAAAAACTGAAAAAGGAATAATAGTAATAGCTGGATGCTCTCATCCAAAGATGGAAAATATATTGAAAACCGCTTCAACATTTGGAGATGTCTATGGAATAATTGGGGGGTTACACGGAACACCTGCAGAATCTTTGAAAGGTTTAAAACTAATTTGTGCAACACATTGTACCCAACACAAAGAAGATATTAAAAAGCTTTTTCCAGAAGCGTATATAGAAGGTGGTGCAGGAAAGGTTATTGAAATTTAAAAAATTTGAAAGAATTAATTAGTGGTAAGAATTATGAGTGATTTCTGGATTTTCATCAAATTAGGTTTTGTTTGTTTAAATAGTTGCTAAATTTAGGAATTCCAAAGATTGTAAAAAAACGAAAATTGGAGGGATACAATTTTGAAAATAAGCATAATAGGAACGGGAAGAGTGGGTTCAAGTACCGCTTTTGCTTTAATAAACGCAGCGGTTGCTGACGAGATCGTTCTTTACGACCTCAACAAAGAAATGGCTGAAGGTGAAGCATTGGATTTATTACATGCTACAACTTTTCACAAAAGAATGACCATAAGGGCTGGGGAGTATAGCGATATAGAAGGAAGCGATATAGTAATTATTACAGCAGGAGCCGCACAAAAGCCTGGCGAAACAAGGTTAGATTTGACCATAAAAAATGCTAAAATAATAAAAGGCATTTCAGAGAACATAAAAAAATATGCTCCAAATGCGTTGATAATAAATATTACTAACCCTGTTGATGTTATGAGCTATGTGGTATGGAAAGTAACTGGTTTTGAATCTAAGAGGGTAATTGGAACTGGAACTATATTGGACACTGCAAGGCTGAGAGCCTTAATAGGTAAAAATTGTGGGGTTTCTCCAATGAGTGTTCACGCCTACATAATAGGGGAACATGGTGACTCAGAGTTAGCGGCTTGGAGTTCGGCAATGATTGGAGGTGTTCCAATTAAAGGTTTTTGCCGTAATTGCCCGTACAAAGATAACTGTAATAAAGATCTGAGTAAGATTTTTGAAGATGTAAAAAATTCTGCTTACAATATAATAAGCAAAAAAGGTGCAACCAATTATGGAATAGCTTCAGCAACAACTGCACTGGTAGAATCGATAATTAAGAATGAAGGTAGGGTATATACCCCTTCCGTGTTGTTGGATGATATGTACATAGGGTATCCAGCGGTTATAAACAAGGACGGAGTGGAACGAACTATCGATATAACTTTGAATGATGAGGAAACAGAAAAGTTTGAAAGTTCAAAAAATATAATCAAAGAGTATCTTGAATCAATCAAAAACTTGCTTTAAGGGGGAGAGCGACTATGAAAAAGTCTTTAAGTATATTTTTGTTGCTTATACTGTTTTCTATGACTCTCTATTCAATCGAATATGTAACCCTATCGTCAGAATTAACGGAAAACTTAAGTGGAAGGGTAAGTATTCCATTTTTTTACGGTACAAAGGATGCACCAAGTGCCTTTCTTTTAAATAGTTACTTAGCAAAAGATGTTGAAGATTTCTTAAGTGAATATCTCGATGAGTCTTATAGCTTTAGAAATAGTACAGAGGATTCTAAAGGACCTTACGTTGAAGTGATAATAGAATCAGAAGTTGGATTTGTTTCAGATAGTTTTGTGAGCTTTTATGCGGACTATTTTTCTTTTGTTTATCTACAAGCTCATCCAATGACTACGAGAGAAACGTACAATTATGATCTAACTCTCAGTAAATTCCTCAATCTATACGATTTCTTAGATTTATATAGTGACGACACAGGTGAATCTTTTCAAATAATCAAAGAAACCATAATCGAAGAAATAAATTCAGACCCTAAAATTTATTTTAATGTTGATGAAACTCTAGACACGATAGGGTATGATAGAGATTATTATATTACAAATGAAGATCTGGTAATAATCTACCAGCTTTATGAAATTGCCCCATATTCATCTGGTATAAGAGAGTTCAAAATACCCCTTAAAGAATTAGGCATAGAAATTCAATAGGATTTTTATAACTATTTACCAAGAAACAAGGAAACATTAGCCCCTTTTTGGTGTAACAAACCCTAAAGAATAAATGACGATAATTATTATCCTAAAGGCTATTACAATTGCTGAACCTCACCGTTTTGGAAGGTAACCAACAAGCTCTTGGTTATAAAAGGGGAACGAGCATATGGCAAAAAAGAAAAAAGTATTTCTTACAGGTGCTACAGGGGTGATGGGTTCTTGTGGGTTAAAAGAGTTGTTGAAAGAACCGGAAAAATTTGATGTAGTTATTTTGGTAAGACCATTAGTAAAGGATAAAGAAATGCTCAAGCAGTATGTAGGATTGGGAAATTTGAAGATTGTTTGGGGTGATTTGACTAATTATGAGGATGTAAAAGTATGTGTTCAAAGTTCGGACATAGTTTTACATGTAGGAGCTTTGGTATCTCCCGAGGCTGACTATTATCCTAAACAAACAATGAAGGTTAACTATGGTTCGACGGTTAATATCATTCGTGCAATAAAAGAAAGTCCTAATAGAAATAAGATAAAGTTAGTATATATCGGAACCGTTGCCGAATACGGTGATAGAATGCCTCCTATTCACTGGATCAGTAGGGGCGATCCCATAAAGCCTAGTATTCATGATTATTATGCTGTTTCAAAAGTGGCAGCGGAAAGAGCCGTGATCGAATCCGGATTGAAGTATTGGGTATCTTTGAGGCAAACAGGAATTTTCTCATCCCATATGGTCGAAATTAAGGATGGTATCATATTTCATAATCCCTTAAATAATGTGCTAGAATATGTTAGTGATCAGGACTCTGGTGTTCTTCTTAAAAATGTTTGTGAGGATTTACCAGAAGATTTTTGGGGACATATTTATAATATAGGTGGTGGTGAGCGTTGTAGGCTCAGTACTTACCAGATGTTTAAAAAAATGTTTGAGATGATGGGTATAACTAAACTTGAATACGTGATTGATGCTAATTGGTTTGCAATCCGAAATTTTCATGGTGGTTATTTTCTCGATTCTGATAAGTTGGAGGAATACATGAATTTCAGGAGCCAAGGTTCAGAATACTTTTTTGATCTTTATCGAGGGGAAAACGCAAGAGCCATAAAAGTCGCAAAAATCATCACGAAAATTCCAGGTGATCAGAAACTTGTAGTTAAAATCACAAGAAAGAAGTTTGAGAAAATAGCGAGAACAGACCATGGTCCGTTGAATTGGGTGGAAAACAATAAACTCGAGTATATTGAGCCGTTTTTCATTTCAAAGGAGCATAGAGAGGCAATATCTCCAAGCATGAAAGTCTTTAAACCTTATACAGATTATGATAGAGTGGTACACATAGACCCTGGCTATGATGAAACAAAACCCGAAAACAGTCTGGATATCACAGATATAAAAAAGGCAGCTCGGTTTCGAGGCGGTGAATGTTTGTCTCAGCATATGACTAAAGGAGACATGCAAACAAAGCTTTTATTTAAATGTGCTTTTGGTCATGTATTTGAGGCAAGTCCAAAGCTTGTCTTGGAAGGAGGGCATTGGTGTCCTCAGTGTGAGCGAGAAAGCTGGAACTATCACGAACTCGCCAAGAGAAGTGAGTTTTTTGCTCAAGTATGGTATCCACTGCACAGCAAGGATGAACCAAGTAGAATGTATCCGAAGATTGTGAATGAACTTGGTTGTGAGTGATACTTAAAAATAATTTGGAAAAGTCGTGCGACTGACTATAAAATAGTAGATATCATTGTGAAGAAAGAAGCTTTGTTAGTGAGAATATATTATTGGTATTGAATGAAGTGCCCTTTTGGGAATTATAAATATATGAGCTCAAAAATAAAATAATTAATGGAGGGAAAACAACAACATGGATGTAATAGAAATAATCAAACAAAGAAGAAGCATCAGAAAGTTCAAGCAAGATCCCATCGATGATGAAATATTGAAAGAGTTAGTAGATTGTGCAAAGTTAGCCCCTTGCGCTTCAAATAAACAACCATTAGAGTTTATAGTTGTAAAAGATAAAGAAATTTGCGATAAAGTCTTTGAAAATTTAGGTTGGGCTAGCTACATATCCCCAAAAGGGACTCCTAAAGAAGGAGAAAAGCCAACCGCATACATTTTTATTTTAGTCAACAAACATAGAGCCACGAAATGGATTGGTCACGATATAGGAGCTGCCTTTGAAAATATCTTGTTAGCTGCATGGTCAAAAGGTATAGGTGGATGCCCTATCGTTACCATCAACAGGGAAAATGTAAGAAAAATTCTAAACGTCCCTGATGGCTATGAGATCGATACAGTAATTCCCTTAGGTTATAAAGGGCATGAATCTTTTGCAGAGGATAACGATGAGACGGTTAAATATTATATAGACGAGAACAGCAATTTCCACGTTCCAAAACGGCCTCTTGAAAAGGTTATTCATTTTGATAAATTTTGATTATAATTATTGGTGAGGAACATAGGAGGACAACAAATGGCTCAAAATAACCTTGATACTAAAAGAGTTATAAATGTCGGAGAATATTAAACCAATGTCGTACGAATGATTGCAAGAATATCTCAATAGAAACATAGAAAAAAATTAAAAAGGGGTGGAAATTTTGTTCGAAATATCCGAGAAAAAGAAGTTAGCTCAAGATGTGTACAGTGTTTGGGTTGAAGCACCAAAGATAGCAGCACATGCACAACCTGGTCAGTTTGTTATAGTTATAGCAGAAGAAGAAGGAGAAAGAATTCCTCTAACTATAGTGGATAAAACTGAAGATAAGATAAGACTCATATTTCAGGTGGTTGGTAAAAGTACGAAGAAAATGGCAACTTTTGAAAATGGAGATTCCTTTGCCCATGTTGTAGGACCTTTGGGTAACCCTTCAGAAATCGATTATTATGGGACGGTATTATTGATTGGTGGAGGTATTGGTGTTGCTCCAATTTTACCTATTTTAAAAGCGTTGAAAGAAAAAGGCAACAGGGTAATATCGATTATGGGAGCAAGAACCGGGGATCTTTTAATTTTAGAAGATGAGTTTTCACAGCTTTCTGATAAGTTGATAGTAACCACAGATGATGGATCAAAAGGTATGAAAGGTTTGGTTACCGATGGCATGAAAAAGGTAGTTTCAGATGGAGAAAAAATAGATAAGGCTTGGGCTATCGGACCAGTTATAATGATGAAATTTGCTACAAAGACCGCTCAAGAACTTGGTTTCCCAATAATAGTGTCTTTGAACCCAATTATGGTAGATGGAACAGGAATGTGTGGTGGTTGTAGGGTAACAGTTGGAGATAGCGTTAAATTTGCCTGTGTGGATGGTCCTGAATTTGAAGGTGAGCTCGTTGAATGGGATGAATTGTTAAAGAGACTGGGGCAGTACAAAGTCGAGGAAAAGGAGTCTTTAGAAGAAAAAAAGAAAAAACGTCCAAAAAAGATTTTGAGGAATAAAGTTCCTGTGAAAAAACAACCTCCCGAAGAGAGAAAGCACAACTTTCAAGAGGTTGCATATGGTTATTGTTTAGAAGAGGCTATGATGGAAGCCGATAGATGCCTACAATGTCCTGATAGTGCATATAATTGTATAACCGGATGTCCTGTTGGTGTGGATATAAGAGGTTTTATAAGAGAGTTGAGAGAAGGTAATCTTGCCAAATCTGCAGAAATACTGAAGAGTTACAACAATTTACCGTCTATTTGTGGAAGGGTTTGTCCGCAGGAGAATCAGTGTGAAGGTGCATGTACCTTAGGTAAATCAGGTGCTTTTGAACCAGTTGCCATAGGTAGATTAGAAAGGTTTGTGGCGGATTGGGAAAGAGTTCAAAGAAAAAGTGAAAAGAATGATATCCAAGTGTCTAAAAACAATATCAAAGGGAAGGTTGCTGTTGTAGGTGCAGGACCTTCGGGACTAACGGTGGCAGCAGATTTGGCAAAGATGGGATATTACGTAAAAATTTTTGAAGCCTTACACAAACCAGGAGGAGTTCTGACTTATGGTATCCCTGAGTTTAGGCTTCCAAAAGAGATAGTTTTTGAAGAAGTCGAATATGTTAAATCATTAGGAGTGGAAATTGAGACGGATGTTGTTGTAGGAAAGACAATTACAATAGATGAAATGAGAGAAGAGTTCGACGCTATATTTATAGGAACAGGTGCGGGAACCCCCAGATTCTTGAATATCCCAGGAGAAAATTTGAATGGGGTTTACTCCTCAAGTGAATTCTTAACAAGGGTGAATTTGATGAAAGCCTATGAGTTCCCTTTGGTTGATACTCCCGTTAAGGTAGGCAAACATGTGGTAGTAGTTGGTGCAGGCAACGTCGCGATGGATGCTTCAAGATCGGCGTTAAGGCTTGGTGCCGAAACCGTAACAGTGGTGTATAGAAGATCGGAGGAAGAGATGCCAGCAAGAAAAGAAGAATATGAAAACGCCGTTGAAGAGGGAATCAATTTTATGTGGCTGACTAATCCAATAGAGTGTAAAGGAAACGAAAAGGGAGAATTGACAAGTGTTGTCTGTCAAAAGATGAAACTGGGAGAAGCCGATTCTTCTGGTAGAAGAAGACCAATCCCCATTGAAAATAGTTATGTTGAAATACCCGCAGATCTTTTTATAGTTGCTATAGGTCAAGAGTCAAACAAGGTATTACTCAACGCATTTCCTGAATTGAAACTGAATAAATGGGGTTATATAGAGGCAGATCCCGTTACCGGTGCTACTTCTGTTGAAGGAGTTTGGGCAGGTGGAGATATAGTTACAGGTGCAGCAACCGTTATCGAGGCAATGGGTGCAGGTAAAAGAGCTGCTAAGGCAATAGATGAATATATTTCATCGAAGGTAGGAAAATTTTGATGGATTTTGAGGAAGAAAATAGAATGATGGTTGAGTATCAGTTAAAAAGAAGAGGCATAAGCGATGAAAAGGTTCTAAATGCTTTTTTGAAGGTTAAAAGACATTTGTTTGTTCCAAAAAATCTTGAGAGGTCTGCATATGATGATTGCCCTTTGCCTATTGGCGAAGGGCAAACTATTTCTCAGCCTTATATAATCGGCTTAATGCTTCAATTATTAGAGTTAAAAGAAAACGACGTAGTTTTAGAAATAGGTACGGGCTCTGGTTATCAAACGGTTTTACTGGTAGAGATAGCACGTTTTGTTTATACGATAGAACGGAATGAAATATTAGCTCAAAGAGCAAAAAGTAAATTTGAAGAATTAGGATATAAAAACATTGTTTTAGAGGTTGGGGATGGAACAAAAGGGTGGACAAAAGAAAAGGTTGAGTTTGACGGAATCATAGTTTCAGCGGCAGCTCCAAAAGTTCCTGATCCTTTGTTTTCTCAACTAAAAGTTGGTGGAAGAATGGTAATTCCAATTGGCTCTAGAACCTTT belongs to Petrotoga mexicana DSM 14811 and includes:
- a CDS encoding MBL fold metallo-hydrolase — encoded protein: MAENKQLKVTILYDNTVYDKDLQANWGFSALIEVEKAPKILFDTGGSGEILLNNMKKLGVDPTTIDEVFISHNHYDHVGGLSGFLSKNPDVTVYVPPSFRGVKNAKEVITIKGLTEIHEGIYSTGELEGIEQSLCVKTEKGIIVIAGCSHPKMENILKTASTFGDVYGIIGGLHGTPAESLKGLKLICATHCTQHKEDIKKLFPEAYIEGGAGKVIEI
- a CDS encoding L-lactate dehydrogenase codes for the protein MKISIIGTGRVGSSTAFALINAAVADEIVLYDLNKEMAEGEALDLLHATTFHKRMTIRAGEYSDIEGSDIVIITAGAAQKPGETRLDLTIKNAKIIKGISENIKKYAPNALIINITNPVDVMSYVVWKVTGFESKRVIGTGTILDTARLRALIGKNCGVSPMSVHAYIIGEHGDSELAAWSSAMIGGVPIKGFCRNCPYKDNCNKDLSKIFEDVKNSAYNIISKKGATNYGIASATTALVESIIKNEGRVYTPSVLLDDMYIGYPAVINKDGVERTIDITLNDEETEKFESSKNIIKEYLESIKNLL
- a CDS encoding RsiV family protein, with translation MKKSLSIFLLLILFSMTLYSIEYVTLSSELTENLSGRVSIPFFYGTKDAPSAFLLNSYLAKDVEDFLSEYLDESYSFRNSTEDSKGPYVEVIIESEVGFVSDSFVSFYADYFSFVYLQAHPMTTRETYNYDLTLSKFLNLYDFLDLYSDDTGESFQIIKETIIEEINSDPKIYFNVDETLDTIGYDRDYYITNEDLVIIYQLYEIAPYSSGIREFKIPLKELGIEIQ
- a CDS encoding NAD-dependent epimerase/dehydratase family protein, translating into MAKKKKVFLTGATGVMGSCGLKELLKEPEKFDVVILVRPLVKDKEMLKQYVGLGNLKIVWGDLTNYEDVKVCVQSSDIVLHVGALVSPEADYYPKQTMKVNYGSTVNIIRAIKESPNRNKIKLVYIGTVAEYGDRMPPIHWISRGDPIKPSIHDYYAVSKVAAERAVIESGLKYWVSLRQTGIFSSHMVEIKDGIIFHNPLNNVLEYVSDQDSGVLLKNVCEDLPEDFWGHIYNIGGGERCRLSTYQMFKKMFEMMGITKLEYVIDANWFAIRNFHGGYFLDSDKLEEYMNFRSQGSEYFFDLYRGENARAIKVAKIITKIPGDQKLVVKITRKKFEKIARTDHGPLNWVENNKLEYIEPFFISKEHREAISPSMKVFKPYTDYDRVVHIDPGYDETKPENSLDITDIKKAARFRGGECLSQHMTKGDMQTKLLFKCAFGHVFEASPKLVLEGGHWCPQCERESWNYHELAKRSEFFAQVWYPLHSKDEPSRMYPKIVNELGCE
- a CDS encoding nitroreductase family protein, whose product is MDVIEIIKQRRSIRKFKQDPIDDEILKELVDCAKLAPCASNKQPLEFIVVKDKEICDKVFENLGWASYISPKGTPKEGEKPTAYIFILVNKHRATKWIGHDIGAAFENILLAAWSKGIGGCPIVTINRENVRKILNVPDGYEIDTVIPLGYKGHESFAEDNDETVKYYIDENSNFHVPKRPLEKVIHFDKF
- a CDS encoding bifunctional dihydroorotate dehydrogenase B NAD binding subunit/NADPH-dependent glutamate synthase, whose translation is MFEISEKKKLAQDVYSVWVEAPKIAAHAQPGQFVIVIAEEEGERIPLTIVDKTEDKIRLIFQVVGKSTKKMATFENGDSFAHVVGPLGNPSEIDYYGTVLLIGGGIGVAPILPILKALKEKGNRVISIMGARTGDLLILEDEFSQLSDKLIVTTDDGSKGMKGLVTDGMKKVVSDGEKIDKAWAIGPVIMMKFATKTAQELGFPIIVSLNPIMVDGTGMCGGCRVTVGDSVKFACVDGPEFEGELVEWDELLKRLGQYKVEEKESLEEKKKKRPKKILRNKVPVKKQPPEERKHNFQEVAYGYCLEEAMMEADRCLQCPDSAYNCITGCPVGVDIRGFIRELREGNLAKSAEILKSYNNLPSICGRVCPQENQCEGACTLGKSGAFEPVAIGRLERFVADWERVQRKSEKNDIQVSKNNIKGKVAVVGAGPSGLTVAADLAKMGYYVKIFEALHKPGGVLTYGIPEFRLPKEIVFEEVEYVKSLGVEIETDVVVGKTITIDEMREEFDAIFIGTGAGTPRFLNIPGENLNGVYSSSEFLTRVNLMKAYEFPLVDTPVKVGKHVVVVGAGNVAMDASRSALRLGAETVTVVYRRSEEEMPARKEEYENAVEEGINFMWLTNPIECKGNEKGELTSVVCQKMKLGEADSSGRRRPIPIENSYVEIPADLFIVAIGQESNKVLLNAFPELKLNKWGYIEADPVTGATSVEGVWAGGDIVTGAATVIEAMGAGKRAAKAIDEYISSKVGKF
- a CDS encoding protein-L-isoaspartate(D-aspartate) O-methyltransferase — its product is MDFEEENRMMVEYQLKRRGISDEKVLNAFLKVKRHLFVPKNLERSAYDDCPLPIGEGQTISQPYIIGLMLQLLELKENDVVLEIGTGSGYQTVLLVEIARFVYTIERNEILAQRAKSKFEELGYKNIVLEVGDGTKGWTKEKVEFDGIIVSAAAPKVPDPLFSQLKVGGRMVIPIGSRTFQRLHKITKLEDGNMKVEYSDGCMFVPLIGEYGW